The DNA window attatatatataatataatagagaacaaaagaaaaagaagatcaCAAATGTCAATATTATCATTGCCACAACACAATTTACAAAAAGAAGAACAGCCCATATCCCATAATCCAATCCAAAGTTATAATTGGCAAGATAACTTCTTTTTATAAGAACTCACATTTATAAAATCACAAGATAatctagttttttattaaaattcccCAAGAAAACGAGAACGGATGATCTACTTCCACGTGTCAAAggaataacattattttattttatcacttaGCCTCGTAATTTggtcaaaaaaacaaaatgtccATGCATTGCGACACGTAGCAACGTGATTTCATACTCTGTCCCATCTCCATTCCATATCTTGAATCGATCGCACAATTATCTCCATTTTCACATCTCTCCCAAACCTCAAAAACCAACAAATCATCTTCTCTTTCTAAACTAAAAATGGTGAAGCTAGTATCGGCTCGAGAATGTCGGTCTTACGGACCCCGACAGTCAAGAAGAAGGGCTGAATACATGAACGCAGGCCTTTACCTTTTCTCTGCTTTGCTTCTAATTAGCGGTTACGCGGCACAACTTTCAGGTCAAATCAAATTGGGACTTATTATTCTTCTAGTTTCCTTTTCTATCATCATCGCCGTTAATCTCCACGATCTGTTTGCCCATCTCGCCGGCATTGATTTCCGGCTTGGTTTGATGGGATTTGACCGGCAACTTGCTCTTGTTGAATTCGCCGTGCCGGTTGTTCAGGCCGCCGGTACTCTCCTCTCATTTTTGGGaattattttcctttttattcAGGTGTGTAATTACTACTAACCATATAATTCATGTTTTAGTTCATTTAAGGTTTCTATGTAATGTTTGTAAATGGTATTGGAGAATTATGTCTTGGTGGTGTAACAAACATGGGCCACTACCTAGATCTTGtggaattatatttttttttactagggTTTATTTCTCGGGTGACTATCATCCCTCCATAGTTATGGTCTCGTGTTTAATGATAGTGTTTTTAGTCAGAATCAAAtcttaaatatatgattttgtgGGTAATATCTTTTGACGTACATTTGAGTTATTCTAGTGAATTTTAAGTTGATGCTAAAGTCTAATGATCTCAACTTCTTGTttttcgaaagtgagaaaatTTTCATGTATGTTTTATGTGGGGAAAGCAAACTTAGTTCAAGTCATAATAAAAGTTAATCCATGTTCTCAAATGAACCGAGCTCAATATGAATTTAGATATGCTTATCTTGTTCATCCTTCGAACTTTTAACTCTATTAtgctttttttcatttctctttttcttaTCCAAACTCTATGATTGAGATCAACTTAAAGTTGAATCTCTCTTGATGTTGATAATCAAAGGGTCTCGTCCTGATCCATAAAAGTTAATCCATGTTCTCAAATGAACCGAGCTCAATATGAATTTAGATATGCTTATCTTGTTCATCCTTCGAACTTTTAACTCTATTAtgctttttttcatttctctttttcttaTCCAAACTCTATGATTGAGATCAACTTAAAGTTGAATCTCTCTTGATGTTGATAATCAAAGGGTCTCGTCCTGATCCATTCATAATTGACATTGCTATAAATTTTCAAGTGTCTCTTTTGATGCTTTCATTTGGCAATCTTAGTAAAATCATGGGCGTCACTATAAAGTTTTTGTGCATCTTTATCACGATTACAAATTGGCATCACCCTTTAAGACACTATGAAGTGTACAAGTCTAGTGATAAACAATCATAAACGGATCTTACCTTTTTCCTATCATAATTGATCAATAAAGTTTGATGATCTCTTTATCGAGCTTTGATTTAGAAATCTAAGCTTTGTCTTATAAGTGCTCCTTGTAAGTCCTCACAACGTTGAAACTATTGTTTACATAGAAACCATCTTAAGTCAATGATTGTATTctttaaatttgtgttttttttgttagggGATCGAGAGTTTATCGTCTAAAATTGAACTTGTTTTACTTAATGAATTCTCACACAATccattaacaaatataaatccTAAATTTGCAGGAAAAGAGAGACAGTTACTTCACCTCGGAAAAACATGCAATGGGCATGCTCATTGCAGGCCCTGCTTTGTGGGTTCTTGGTTCGATTCTGAATTCTTGTCAAATATACGAAAGAGCAGACGGACATGTTCAATTGTTGCAGCACAGCGTTCAAATTCCTTTCTTAATCGGAAGCTGCATGTTCTTGGTCGGTGCCATTCTCAATAGCCGAGCATATGAAATAGATCGCCATGGCGTACATTTATTGGTATAAACATCTCAAATTTAATGAACTCATGGttagataatttaatttgtaacatATTATGAATCTAGGATGGAAGTTATTGGACGTGGTTGGGAATGTGCGGGAGCTTATTATGGTTAATAGGAGGACTAAACAATGTGATGAAAGTATTTAAGATGCAACAAATGGATGGTATGAGGCTGGAGAAACTTAGAGGTGGAGCGCAAGAACGGTTGGTGCATGGAAGGGAAGGCCATGCACCACTTATTGCAGGAGAGGAGCAACGGAGGCCAAGGAAGGCTAGTCCCGAGGAAGGGAGATCGTCGGAGGAGGTAACAACTTACAAGGATGCACTTGTTCGTCAGGCGGCTTGATTGTGTTTGTCATGTCGTGTTAATGCCAGGTTTTTTGTTGTTACTTGTTAGAATGAACAAAGAAAATGTTATTGTTGGTTTCTTTAAATGTTCGTGAAGGCTCAAATGTATGATTTGTGACTCTTAGTAGAATGTTTGCATTCTACCATTTAAGTAAACTAAACGTGCCTGGGTTATGGTTGTTTGATAATagattgttatatttaaaaaagaccAAGTTGTTATTAGAGTCTTTAACTGAGTTTTCTAAATTTAGTAAAGTTATATAGTTTATAGTTAGAACTTCCTTATATTCAGTTtctatcaattattattttgtcatttaaGGTTTTCACATGTCTccttattttaaatgtaatattttccttttacatttgtaaaaacaaaatagtaaaaaaaaaaatcaatttttctaattattctcTACATTACACAAAGActtattttctcaaatatttttttagattataaattttttagttttattaaaatcaacttcaataaattaaattcataaatctcaaaaataactcaatttttttaaaaaaaaattatgatcaaaACGTCTGTAAATATCAATTCATTTAAAAACgctacaaattattttaaaaaataaaatcgagactcactaaaaatctacctacccaatttataatattaaaagaatcattttgatttattttcaaataaataaaattaaaatggttaGAATAAgctaaatgaaagaaaaaaaattagttaattaagattaaatgtttaattgattaaaatgaacttaagtaATACTAAGTTTAATGTTATAcgacataattttgatgatgactaagtgaataaaactaagttgtgcaaATGTTTATGCGCATGTATAGCTCAAGAAGCGCAAGCAGACGAAGACGTCTCAATACGAGCAGACGccctagtctgaagaagcgcgagtagacgtctcacttcaacagacggGTTAGtaagaagcgcgagtagacgttGTTAAAGAACCAGACAATCTTATtccacaaaatctgcaagtcaaagatgcaatcaagtcacaatatattcctccataatcttagtgattgcacaACTAATTGTTACCCATATTTAGACtccacaaaatctgcaagtcaaagatgcaatcaagtcacaatatattcctccataatcttagtgattgcacagctaattcttacccatatttagactttacatataacaaattgtaatataaataacctgtacatttctcattcatatatacaattaattattccttttcaatcatacatcttctctacatggtatcagaagTCTAGATCCTACAATGTCATCAAACGCCTTCTCCGTCCCAAACCCTACCGACCCCCGGCTATCCCATCTTCTTTGTCAACCTATCGCAATGCAAACCCTTACAAACTACAAACAACACCACCAACTTTACACAATGGTCTTCCCAAATCAAGTCATTCTTATTTGGTTTCGGCCTATTTGACTACCTCACTGGAGAAAAGAAATGCCCACCACCAACAATCACCAAAGATGACAACACTATCACCCCTAATCCCAGTTACGCCTCATGGTCTCGACAAGACCAACTATTGTTAGGCTCCCTCATCGGCACTCTTGACGCCAAGATCGCACCTCTTGTAGCCTCTACTGCTACATCTCATGAAGCATAGACTGCTCTCAAATCTCTCTACGCAAATCCTACTCGCAGCCATATCCTCCAAGTCAAGAAACGACTTGACTCAATCAAAAAGATACCCGATCAAACCATCACTGACTATATGCATCAAATAAAACAATGCACCACTGAACTTGCCAATCTAGGAAAAACTCTAGATCCCGAAGACATCATTGCAAAGGTTATAAATGGGCTCGATCAAACCCAACACCGTTCCATCATCGAAACCGTTGAAGCTCGAGATACTCTCATCCCGTTCGATGCTCTCCATGAAAAACTCATACATCATGAGCTCACCAACTCCACCTCATCAACACCTACCACCGCTTTTGTCGCAACCTACAAACCATCATCCAATACTCgccaaaataataattactccAGACCTCAATACTCTAAAGACAACAGCCGACAGTCCTCACCACACTACCCCAACCCCTCCTCCTCATTCAACACCAAATCACTTGATGTCTGCCAATATTGTGGCTACACTGGTCACACCATCTCCGTCTGTCTCCACTTCTCTCGCGCCCATCCTAACTTTACACTCAAACCATTTGTACGTCAATCTCGCTACACTCGTCCTCAAGCCAACACTGCCTATTCATCTCACGCCCCTCCATGTGACTGGATTATAGATAGCGGTGCTACTCACCATGTCACACATGATCTCGATAATCTATCCCTTCATACTCCTTATACAGGCAACGATGATGTTATCATCGGTGATGGCTCATCTCTTCCAATCTCTCACACAGGTTCATTCACTATCACCTCTCAAAACAAATCTTTACTCTTTCAAAATGTTCTTTATGTTCCAAAAATTGCACAAAACATTATTTCTGTCTCCAAGTTTTGCCTTGATAATAATGCACAAATTGAGTTTACCTCTTCTTCCTTTCGTTTCAAGGCTATCTCCACGAACACCATCATACTCCAAGGAACTTTTAATCATGGCATGTACACCTGGTCTTCTTCCTACAAATGTGCCCTTCAAACATCTCTCACATCATTTACTTCAAAGCTATCCACCACGTCTGCTCTCCTATGGCATCACCGTCTTGGCCATCcgtcatttaaaattttttcttatatttcaaatttatgtaatttaggTTCAATTTCATCCCTTAATTACTGCAATTCTTGCAAGATTAATAAAGCACACAAACTTCCTTTCTCTCAATCCACTCTTACGTCTACAGCTCcccttgaattattattttcagatgTTTGGACCTCACCCCACCTCTCACATGACAACTACAAATATTATCTAATCTTTGTGGACCATTACACTAAATATGTATGGTTTTACCCTCTCAAAAATAAATCCGACTCTCTCACAGTCTTTCTTGACTTCAAAAAATTAGttgaaaactatttcaaaaGAACGATCATAACCCTATTCTCTGAAAATGGAGGCGAGTTCATCAAATTGGCTCCCACCTTACGCGCTAATGGCATCTCACATCTTACTACACCTCCCCATACCCCTGAACACAACGACTATGCAGAACGCCGTCATCGTCATATTGTCGAAACTGGTCTTTCTCTCCTATCTCATGCCAATCTACCTGTCACTTACTGGACACATGCATTCTCCACCGCTGTGTATCTCATAAATCGATTACCTACACCAACCTTACATAATGACTCTCCCTATTATCGACTCCTAAATGTCAAACCTATCTATTCCCAATTACACTCCTTTGGCTGTCTATGCTACCCATTACTACGACCTTATGCTTCCAATAAACTAGATCATCGATCTCAACCATGCATTTATCTTGGTCGTTCCCTAACTCAAAGCGCTTTGTTGTGCCTAAATCTTACCACAAACAAAATCTACACTTCTCGTCATGTCACTTTCATTGAGCATGATTTTCCATTCCACCGTCTATCAAACCAACAAAATTCAACTTCGCTTCCCTCACCTCACGAATGGTTTCCCACTCCTCTCATACCTATTTCATCACATAACCCTACAACACCATCCACCACTGCCACACCCCCACAGAACACACCTCCTACGCCACCACATCCATCACATAACCCTACAACACCGTCCACCACTGCCACACCCCCACAAAACACACCTCCTACGCCACCACATCCACCACCCCCCCCTCCGCCCATTCTCCCTCGTCCTGTAACTCGTCTCACAAAACACACCTCCTATGCCCAACTTACCACTATCTCCTCACCCACGTCACTACCAACCACCCCCAAACAAGCACTCTCCATCCCTCATTGGCGTGATGCTATGCTTGCTGAATACAATGCTCTACGGAAACACAATACATGGACTATCGCACCACCTAGTGAAGCTCGAAATGtcattggttgtaaatgggtcTTCAGAATCAAATATAATCCTGATAACACAATTCACAAATACAAAGCTCGGCTTGTCgcaaaaggttttcatcaacaagCTGGTCTTGACTACTCTTCCACCTTCAGTCCGGTTATCAAACCAGTCACGATTCGACTCACCCTCTCAATTGCTCTCCAACGCAACTGGATATTACGCCAACTCGACATCAACAACGCCTTTCTCCAAGGTGATCTCCAAGAGACAGTCTTCATGCAGCAACCATCCGGCTTCATCGACGCTAACAACCTTTCTTATGTGTGTCGTTTAAACAAAGTCATATACGTGTTAAAACAGGCTCCACGCGCATGGTTTACAGCCCTCACCTCCTATCTACTACAATTCGGTTTTACAGCATCTCTTGCCGACCCCTCTCTcttcatttacaaaaaaaatggcGATCTCCTATATGCACTTGTTTATATCGATGACATTATCGTAACTAGTCCTTCACCTGATTTTGTCTCGGTTTTTATTTCCAACTTTGCCAAACGCTTTTCTCTCAAGGACTTGGGGAAACTTTCCTTCTTCTTAGGGATGGAAGTACAACACAGCACTTCTGGTCTCCTTCTCTCCCAAAGAAAGTACATACACGACCTCCTTCAACGTCATGACATGCTTGACTGAAAACCATCAACTACCCCTATGCTTGTTCACCCTCAACTGCTACAAAATACCTCCACACCTCCATGTGATCCTACTACTTATCGTTCTACTGTTGGAAGCCTCCAATACTTATACCTCACACGTCCTGACATTGCTTACTCTGTCAACAAGTTAGCCCAGTTCATGCAACACCCGCAAGAAGCTCACTGGACAGCTCTCAAGAAGCTCCTCCGCTACCTTCATGGGACTTCTCACCTTGGTTTGCAATTACATCGCAATACTCTGTCATCACTACATGCCTTTAGTGACGCGGATTGGGCAAGCGATGTTGATAACTTCATCTCCACTACAGGTTATATCATATATCTCGACAAAAATGTTATCTCCTGGACATCTCGCAAACAAAAAACAATAGCCCGATCCTCAACCGAAGCTGAATTTCGTGCCATTGCTAACACCACTTCCGAACTCAATTGGATAAAATTCCTTCTACAAGAACTCGACATCCACTTACCTTCTACACCTGTTATATATTGTGATAACTTAAGTGCTACAAATTACTCTACCAATCCGATTTTTCACTCTCGAATGAAGCATGTTGCTCTCGCTTTTCATTTTGTTCGTGAACAAGTCCAAGCTGGAACACTTCGGGTACAACACATCAGTGGACATGATCAGCTCGCCGACGGCCTCACCAAACCTCTCCATCGCCAGCGTTTTGAGTTCCTATTATCTAAGATTGGCCTCTTCAATAAAAGGTCCATCTTGAGGGAGAATGTTAAGGAACCAGACAATCTTACtccacaaaatctgcaagtcaaagatgcaatcaagtaataatatattcttccataatcttagtgattgcacagctaattgttacccatatttagactccacaaaatctgcaagtcaaagatgcaatcaagtcacaatatattcctccataatcttagtgattgcacagctaattcttacccatatttagactttacatataacaaattgtaatataaataacctgtacatttctcattcatatatacaattattccTTTTCAATCATACATCTTCTCTACAGACGTCTCATTTCAACATACGGGTTAGTCTAAAGAAGagcgagtagacgtctcacttcaacagacggattagtctgaagaagcgcaagTAGACGTCTCATTTCAACAGATGAGTTAGTCTAAAGAAGATGAGCAGACGTCTTAAAGCTGAAGAAAGTGAACAGACGCAGTGGtatgaagaagcgcgagcagacgccttaCTTCAGAAAGACGTCTTACTGCGAGACGCCTTACTTCGGATAAACATCTTATtgcgagcagacgccttgcttcagcagtcgTTTGAAGAAATGTTCTTTTTATCTGCATAGTTCATGAGCACACCGTGGACAGCAGAGTTGGTTATAAGCAGACTGCCTAGTCAGCTTATTACAACTACCATTGAGTTCTCAACCACTAAAAAATCGACACTTATCTACAAATCAAAATCGACCGTTATCTACATCTCAACATCAAAGTACAACGTCAAATCCTTGAACCTATGAACGGCGGACCCCTATATTTCTGTCACGGAGGATCCTCGAATTTCTGGATTTGAGGTACGACGAATCTTTCCCAGTTATTTCACAATTCAAGATTCATAAGTCAACTGTTGCTACATTTCACTATAAAAGAAGCTTCAAAGTACAACGATGATTTTTACCAATTCCTATAGTGATTTACACAAGTTCTATAACCTTTAAAAGTTCTTCTATTCTCGTACTCTCTTTCTAACTGTAAAAGTATACATTGTATAAGCTGAGAGTATATTCcttgttgtaagttgaacagaagttatctgttcaacagagtgagtgGTATGAGTTCAGAACAGACATTTGTTAAGTCTTGAGTTTCTAACTGGGTTTGTATAGGCGTTATATaaaccaaagtcttctagtggaatcttTCTAGAatagaaaaaggggtgacgtagaagttttatctccgaacatccataaaactctcgTGTTATTTACTTTTAGCATATTTACGTCTTGCATCCCTAgtttcaaatctagcaagcataTCCTCCCTTGAATCCTTTCAAGAGCTTGCGACAAtctgtgaagaataaaaacaggTTTTAAGTCCCTAACAAGATTAAAACCGAAGTGAAAGTCAAGATTAACACAACAACATTCAACCCCTCTTCTGTTGTTGTATCCaattctaacaaaaataattaataaatcaaaataattaaccggCCAAAACTTAATTAaccaattaattagattaattattatgataatttatttagttattgaaaatggccaaataaaataaataaaattatttgggataaatgttgtacttattttatcttaaaataattttagaaaattcaagggatcaaaataaataatttataatgaaatgtggtacccatttctttcccaaaaattatttatttaatccaaaatataaagaataaataaataaattggcacaatatttgtcatatttattttaatattttgtgtatttaaaaaaaaattaaagccaaaaggaaaaaaaatcaatttaaaaaaaaacccttaaggttttaaataaaaaaaaattcagtaaTCCAATGCAGCCTAAACTCAAAGGATCTCTTGTAGCAAGAATTACAACCTTCAGATAGGCATTGGAAACTCATCCAATGCCTAGCTAGACATGCCCGCGGAGCCTGTTGTAGCCGAAGGAGCGCGCCCGTGCCACACATGATCGGATAACACTCGTTAACTGAAACGCTAACAGAGCGCTCAATCGCGGATGAAATGCAACAAAGCGCTAACGAAACGACCTGCTTTCGCCAAATACGCCCGAAACGATGTCGTTTCTTCCCCCGATCATCTCCTTTGCCGCGATTTCTAAAGGGATAAAATCGaatccatctttgatttttcaaagatggaattcAGTCGATAATCAACCAAATTGGATGATTCAAaatgtgaaatgatcaccctaccacaatgatcatttctcctataATTCTAAGCACAATCACTACCTATTCCGGTAAATTGATCCAAGAACAGCCAAAACACCATTGATGGATTTTGACTGATTCAATTCACTTAAAGCCCTTAACTGACATCGAGAGGCTATAAATACCCTCCCTCAACAATTCCGAAGTCAAAAGAATCCATCTCCAACtttaaattggaaaaaaatcagaaatccgccattaaagctttAGGCTTTCAgagttttcaaaatatttttacaaggccttaaagcttggatctaaGCATTTTCAAAGTTTCCCTAATGTCTAAGGAGTGTCCTTCAATCCTTTGTAAGGtttcaatcatcctttaattcatatctccaatttgaatttgaaatttttatattttagttttcataagcttgtatggTACATGGTTgttgaatgttttaattgaaaatCGATCCTAGTAACATTTATGAGCTTTCTATGAAAGCCAAGATCGACCAATCcatctaaaacaaaaaaactcaaatatgaatttggaaaaattaaaaatcggGTTTTCTGTTTTTAGCTAATCCTCAAGAATCACAACCCATAAAGCTTTTCAACATATTTCTAATGAAGTTGGGCAACTATTTAGATCATGTTgtatccatcccgatcatgtttgatcaaaattaaaattttcaaaataattgcaaattttgagttcttgaattggtccaaatgaacaatcattattcttgttttggtatcaatcaattATATGGAGTATAAGGAAACTATTGActagctccttacacttcaaaacaactttaaaactaaaaacccgatttttggctacaaactgttttgaatgaAATGATCATCGCCCAGGTCAATTGATACCTTaatatgatgttataaatgttCATAGGAGCTTTGTGATGCTACCCAGGCTATTGGATCGAAGAatccaagcctccatcaaaattgcaaaacctgcaattttgatattcttgagGACCAAGGACCTTCGGTCAAGACCGGAAGGTCCGACCGAAAAACCctaacctaggatcgagaattttagtcaggaccgagaggtcccaGGTTTGGAAATTATCAGTTGGGATCGATATTCCTCGATCCCTGGGCTAGCCTAGTACCGGTGGTTTCTACACCCCGACCGAGAATTTTAGCCAAGGActgagagtccttagcacctcgatTGAGGCTTTTTAGactaaaacgttatacaaccgattttcaaaagctaaATACATAAAGTAGAGACCAATTTAAATGGGTACGAAGGATATAGCGCAAAAGCTcattcccgagtatcaccaaactctaaccaaaacaaaactttaactaaaaatacgtttatacacgtaaagctttttttattgattttcaaaaaacaattggcaactttattttcaaatgaataatcttttaaattaattatttttaattatttaaaatacagaTTTTCTAGAacatcaa is part of the Impatiens glandulifera chromosome 1, dImpGla2.1, whole genome shotgun sequence genome and encodes:
- the LOC124943780 gene encoding uncharacterized protein LOC124943780, with the protein product MVKLVSARECRSYGPRQSRRRAEYMNAGLYLFSALLLISGYAAQLSGQIKLGLIILLVSFSIIIAVNLHDLFAHLAGIDFRLGLMGFDRQLALVEFAVPVVQAAGTLLSFLGIIFLFIQEKRDSYFTSEKHAMGMLIAGPALWVLGSILNSCQIYERADGHVQLLQHSVQIPFLIGSCMFLVGAILNSRAYEIDRHGVHLLV